From Malaya genurostris strain Urasoe2022 chromosome 2, Malgen_1.1, whole genome shotgun sequence:
gactgttcgggacctcgtagaggttcagaatttccttctgcttccactaaatgtgatcctcagtagattgttcagcatcccttagaggtgcagaatttacttctgcttttatgtgtttttgtgtcgtcaatttttcccatcctcctagtccaacccttaccatttcctttcaatccttccctcttatatatcgggaaaatgatgctaaaaacatattgatggcaaggcacaaatctccaaatatcaaggggaacgtgccatttgagccaatttgttctgattcctgattcctgattgctcgtcgactctcaaaatctgtgaacccgataaatccgttaaatttatgtgaaatttttatactaatcacccgaaatcgattcagccatctactagcaaactGAGTGACACTGTATTAATTTTAtaacatatatcatcctgtagatccggaaccagaagtcggatccaaacgaaattcagaaaccttatatgggagcataggactgttcatatgagtttaagtttgtagaaatcagttaggCCGTCTCCtagaaaaattaatgaaattatcgGAACAAATAGTAATCGGAAAGAACAATGTCCGTACTATACGGCAGGTGGGGtaggacttcccatttcagcgattATCTGTATGTTTTACCGGCTGTGCAACATGTGGGCGAGTTTTGTCGTGTCTGCCGGTGTATTGTTACTGTTTTGCTTGCAAAGCTCGGCTCAAACACAACAACCGAGGGATCGTATCACTCGGTTGCAGTAGCTTACCTATAATACACCAAACCCAGCTAGTCCCActataaacagaaaaaaaaactaacatcaATAATCAGAACGATCCCATAAAGTTAAACATTTTCGCCGAGCAATCGAGTTCAACAGTGTCAATCCCGAGTTCATAATCATATCTCAAACTTTTAATTTCGAATCAAATATTCCAACTGATCATTGAAAACCTTCTTCCAGTGGCAGCTCCAAAACTCATCACAGCGGCAGCAGCGGTGCCGGCAGCAGTGGTTGCAGTGGCACCGGAAACACTCAGCCGGACGCCGCCGCAACTGCACTGCAACAATCGCCGTCCAAACATGCAAAAGACAAGGACAGGAAAACGAAAGAAAAGGAACTGAAAACACAGATCGACGCAAACGCGACCGGTGTTCTGGTCGACGAGACACGCAAGGTAAAACCATGCCCGTCGGCTGCAGCGGCAGTGGGAACGACAAACACTACCCGACTAGAAACTGAGACCTCTTGCTATTTAGATGAGCCCAGTGATCGTCAGCCTATTGACAAAAACGATGACTTCATTGTAAAAGGTAATTTCATTCTGATAGAATCGGTCCCGTCTAGCGAGagcatttcaaattgaaatgccaCCATCTGCTCAATGGACAAAAGTGCATCAAAGTGAGACACTATGGACCAAATCCGTTGTCATCATATTGTTTTGAGATTCTGGATCGGTTTTACATAGTTGATTTATCTCTTATATAATCAtgctgttttatttattttctttttttagagGAAACCCAAGCATCGCAGGAGTCGATCCGCCGGACAGACAGCATACAATCTCCCTGTTTCCTTCCCGGACCGTCACCGGCTACCCCACTGGATGATGCCTTCCATGATGGGGATGGTGAAAAACTTACAGGTTCTATTCATGTGCAGTCTCCGGGCACCACAACACCAGTGGCGTCCAGACCGCCCAACATGGAGGATGGATTCCGGTGCATTATTTCAATGCATGACGGTGTCGTACTGTTCACGACCCCGAGCATAACGCAcagccttggatttccgaaaaaCATGTGGATCGGACGATCGTTCATCGATTTTGTACATCCCAAGGATCGAGCCACCTTCGCCAGTCAGATAACGTCCAAGGTGGCCGTTCCTCTGGGTGCATTCGAGGACGACAGTCGGCAAAAATCCCCGACCAATGCACTGTACGTGATGCTGCGAAAGTACCGAGGTCTCAAGAGTACGGGATTTGCTGTCACGGGCACCGCCGTCAACTATGAACCGTACCGGTTGGTGTTGACATTCCGGGAGGCCCTACAGGAAAGAAATGAGGTCACACCACAAAATGGCCGCAACATTTTGCTGATCATAACCGCCACACCGGTTAAGAGTATCTATAAAACtccaaatgaaaatttcaatgaCAAAGAACTTAAGTTCAGTACGATTCACAAGCCCTGCGGTAAGCTGAATTACGTCGACGGAAATTCTGTGGAATTTCTTGGGTATTTACCGCAGGATATTTTGGAACGTTCGATAATGGAACTGTATCATCCGGAAGATATGCCGATCGTGAAGCAAGCCTACGAGAAAGTGATGCTGAACGGACAATCTATTGGAGCTACTTTCACAAGTCCGTCGTATCGATTCCTAGCCCAGAATGGTTGCTACATTGTACTACAAACGGAATGGACCAGTTTTGTCAATCCATGGTCACGAATGCTTGAACTAGTGATAGGAAACCACCGGGTGCTGGAGGGTCCTTTTATTCCGGATGTATTCACCTCGAATGAAGCCGGCGTTTGTCACGAAACGTTTTCGAATGAGCTACAGAAGACGGCGGAAAAGAATGTGGAAGATATTCTTCAGTTCCTGAAAGAACCAGTTGCCAAACCTTCGGATAAAGTAAGCCAAGAGGTATCGAAACGGTGTCAGATGTTTGCTTCGTTGATGGAAGACACCCCGGATGAGGTAGCACAACCCGAACTGACCTTGAATCTGTTGAAGGTAAATTCAGAGTTAACCTTTTCGGAGCAGGATTCCGTAATGCTTGGGGAGATTTCTCCGCATCATGAATATTTCGATAGCAAAAGTTCGTCGGAGACACCGCCAAGCTACCATCAGCTCAACTACAACGATAATCTCTATCGCTTTTTCAACAGCCATCCTATCATGAACGTAGAAGAATCTCCTAAGATGGACTCATCCGGTGGAACCCACACGGAAACGGTGGACGCCCGTACGAATGTCAGTCCGAATGGGCAGTTCAGTGGTAGCGGAGAAGGTAGCAACGACAGTTCCGAACGAAACGGTAAAATGCCCAAAACAACGCCTACCTCCAGCAACGGACCGGAGTTCTCGAACAACTTCCAACCTCCGGCGTTAACCGAAGAAATGCTCTGCCTTCACGATGAGGATATGCAAAAGGCTATGTTGAAGAAGCACCGTGAGGCAAGAACCCTGGCCCGATGTTCGGAGAAAAAGAAAGGACCTCCGGATAAAGCTCAACCCAGTCATGTGTCCCACGGTCTTAAGCGAGGTCACTCCAATTCTTGGGAGGGCGAAAATCATAAAACCTTCAAACACCAGCATAACCAGAAACCTACTGCCAACCCTCAAAATCAGTCACTAAATTTAAGCGCCCCTCCAAATCCGACTGCTCCTCTGCAAGCAACTTCCGTCGCAGGACCCAACGAAATGAACGCACCGAACACCGGGACAACCGGCACTCCACAGCCAGCAGCACTTACGTACCGGGTGCCACGAAACGGGGACCAATGGCAACCGTTCTCGGTTAGTTTAACGGCGATACAAGCATCGCAAAGAAACGCACTCACCAGTTTCGCTCCACCGCAGAACATGATGCCAACATTGTACTACATTCCGTCGGCTCCTCCTCCTACTCCACCATCCATTCCCGGCTCGACTCCCGGTGGGGTTGGACTGCCTCGGTTGAACACTATTCCGATTCCGTACATACCGGACATGATGTACCATCAGCCAATGCAGCTCTACCAGCCGTCACTGTACTACTCGCCGATGATGTACCAGGCAATGCCCTTCCAGCCGGTGGCACTTCCAAGTGGGCTGCCGAACGGCACTCGAAATGTACGTTCAAATTTGAGTTCCGAGTAAAGTACGAACACACGAAGGTGCTGACCGGTTTCTCTCGGCACTTACTTTTGTGTTTTCGCACTTTCCTAAGTTTTGTACCATGAGTTTCATCGAACCGATTCCGGATTTTTTCTATAAATAGTAAAATCCTGAATTTACGCGATCACGCTTACTGGTTTTGTGAGAACCACACATAAAATCATCCCCTATTGAAACAATAATTTGCATTCCACAAATAGCAACCACCTCAAAACCTGCCACCCCCAGTTCAGCAAGCAGCACAACCCTCAGCGTCGCAGCTTTGCCAGATCAACCGTCCTACCGAACCAACAGCCGCAACCGGAACAGCTACGATGGTCCAGACTGGCAAGCAGTATGATCGGGTAAACAATGAGCAAATGTAGTTTAGATCGCAGAACGGTGGACCAATTTATGAGTTTATTCGGCCAAAACAAGTATGAATTCATGTTTTCTAATTCTACCACGCCGGGTTTCGTGCATGGTCCCAAATTGAATCTGTTCAGTATATTTCTGTTCGTACAAGAAAATTCGAGCTCAgcgtccgtcaaaattagtgtaaTACTTTCACACGTTCCGTGCAGTGATGTCAGATAGTTGTATTGTCATTTTTGCAGATTGACATTTTCCTCGGAATCTTTACCGCTGCAAACCAGGAAACAACCTTTTTCTGGTCGCCAAGCAACCCAAGTTTCCGTAAAAATATGACTTTCCGTAGATATCCGTAGAAATAttccaatttccgtagattttatcTAGGGATCCGTAGATCCGGAGAAAATCtccgaatccgtagatctacggagatttccgcaGATCTGTCATCGCTAGTTCCGTGACTGTGACATTATGTCTGAATGTCTCCATAAGAATGTATGCAACTAATTTTAACTGGGACGTACTGCAATCTCCGTTGATCTCGTCGGATTCAGTTCCGTTTAATAAAACCTACGGTAACGTTGTCTTGCTTTCACACATGACGAACCAAAATATGTTATATCCACCtccctgctatggaagctggttcctgaaaccaacgcattttgttttggtggcgctGTTGTgaacaatatgttaagctacgttcataccatttGGATGCGCACAGGATATAATCATATAAATTCGGtctcataaaattttcaatccggAGCAGAGAAATCAAAAGTTGAAGAATTTTTATCGACAACCGAAGGGTAATATTGTGCTACTGCGtagtgtatttaaaaaaaacagtttttatttgCACTCTCTCTTCACTGTACACAGGCCTGAAACTTAATATTGACTAGAAGCATACGTTTCACAAGGATTAATTTTAGCAAATTTCTTTTCTTATTAAAAGGAATTATTATTTGAGGAATCTGGTAGTAGTTGCGTGTTGAAAATGATTATTGTTCGAAATACATGCTAAAAGTACTCACTATTTTTGAATGTGTCTactaccaaggatggcttttatcgtatcaaagaatattcactggcaactcttcaacgattgaatcagtgccatcaaagagaaacggaaatcatcgcaacaacaaaaacctggcatggctcatttaacatagaatcgataccagtgcgagagcgaatttctctcgatgacatttctgagaatcaaaggttaacacgctgctgtggggatcctctctgaagcaacaaacggtcgcttattctcgtttcgcgatccgattctttaCAGGCAGTTtacaattgcgatagaattattttactatttccgcttattctaactatgtgcatataacctttgtataagttgtgtctatgaaaatgtctgtgaatgctccacacaagggttttgaaatattgcaaccaagtatgagaatcatcaagttgaatcatcgattcgattttctgcgataattgtcaacttgcgattctctcttgggaaattccacacagcaacgattggttcagactgtaaattttttttaagggcgtgaaatactcagagtatgaagtggagcgaagaaatgtagcaaaattctctcaagattcatgcattgagagactcgagttcttgtagcatccctctcagcaggccgttcaattttgttgatttttgagcgcttgttgaacgatatattgcacgaaatattcgttcaatttgctggaacggtttgttgttgttttttctcttgcaaaaatagtgtgaaaattaagtgttacctttacatagaaagaaaatttgttgttattctacgtgaagtagaagtattgtgcaggtatgttttgttagtttaaacaaataagtggaaaaaacatcagaaattctgcagtaaaacttgtccaacggggctccaactcctcatgttaaaaatggctcaactatggacctctgtctgccgggtttgttgaacgaaaaaaatggcattcggtttaacggtctgtttcaaaatcggcaaacgaaggtcccgtgttgacctcccgttgaacgattgattggactttcattggaccaatgatccaacgtattggaccaatgaaggaccaccgttgaacgtttttttctaagtgggatcttctaccggattgaaaatgttgtatacaatatagatagcaatatagcagtttctgtcaaattttcggcaatcaccaacactgtctaCTActatatcagctgtttttcaaagaacggcgaatctaacattgacagcaaatggagaaaatcatcgatgaatgtttcgacttcggtttcaaatcgtgtttagaaattatcgtatattatctgatcaatttatgattagtcgatgaattgttagtttatttccaaaaggcacgcaaatgttaccactttccttctatatccactgaataaatcaacataaaaagagtttcgccctttttcgatttgtttacttttatacttcctgtgtgaattataaagatacgcccttgcgcatttttcatgaaattgactggttttcgctactaagacaaatctgtgaGTAGTTTTATTGTCTCTTTTACTGTTTCCAGTAATAAATGGTTCggtaaccatctaaaataaagaacaTAAATAGTTACGCCCTTCCTTaccagcaattgaagtatcgccctgtttgttggcatggaacacggagggcgaaacctgcgtaaacaaatggaatgacagtttcgccttttatagttctttgtattactaagattgagatttttgtagaatacgaatttttagacaaaattgtaggattttgaagcatttactggtaggagagagaacctcgatttgtttacttttgtaagatacgtccttctttgaaaaacagctgatatatAATTTGTGgttttcatattattttcgaagaaataaaTCAAGTTTCAGAAGCATGCAAGAACGGCTCaacagaactagttctttcgatAGAACTATCAAGTTCCGAGTGATTCTTTGAAATCAACgggtttgcccatctctagtcccAATAGCAGACTATAGAGCATCGGACTATCGTCGTGCTTCTTGTTTTGCTATCTGCATATAACTTTTGCTTAAAAGCGAAGCTCAATCTTATCCGAAATTTTGTGCATGTCTAATGTTCGAAGTAATTCGGTAATGATTATGAATGAAATTCTAGGTTCCGGATGTTTTATTTTGCTATACAGTGACAGTTGCACTTTTGAAAGTCCAAGGTTACTATGGTTACTCCGCTTACTGGGATCAATCCAATTCGTAATTTTCGAGCCCGACGTGGATGTTCAAAATTCACTGTGTCTGTCACAATAATGTTAAACCCTTGAACGCTCTCGTGACTTTTCTATTCGTAAACGCTCTTTGGGGTAGATTTCTACCCCAGAATTGAAATCAGTctaaaattactaaatttcGGTGTATTTACAAGCAAACGGTACACTTTTATCCCTAAACCTATCGCAAAAAAGCCTTTTTGATAATATTTGAGtttggtaaatgtttcaaaattcaaaattccctTTTTATCTCAATTTtgctagggtaagggctccctatttcatctcatttgttagAACGGTACCTGGAAAACCTGATTTAACCACTAAAATCAcaatgattttttcatatttctgcttaattcgccttgctccacatggagaattgattcacattccttggatattaaaatgatgttaaaactatcagctaaaaacacttctgatatgttcactactctgctcttaattcgacgtttaaaattttttgggtcgtttcgttacctttcgttttaaatttaaaattttactgtacagttaatttggtaaacttaACAACCAAACAAAACaggaattgtttttatttaggcattagcccttctaaaaacaaaatgcagagccagagatgccatttatacagatttatctgtattatatagatttttgcgttgatttgaatcagagtacagattttatacagatttcctaactgtaatacagatttgtacaggttcataaaaagtgagaagtaaaaacttAGACTTTTCTCTGTGAGTATCTGGTACTATTTGATTGGAGTAATTCTTTGAAAGttcattaatcaacggacaaatcgcatgttaaaatggaaatcttcgcagatatgaagaaatatcttttaacatcatttcattagtgaaaacagatagagcagatatagactttttatacaaagtaatacatattttctatgaaaatatctggcatctctgtgcacagccgatgaaacacacactcagaaaaatcctcacttcaatgatacgtgaaaacgtatgtgatttttatccatagaacttttcttgtaatacttatgtgaagtatagatagtacagaatgaactcatgaactcttagtccacatttgtatcacgtaatatctacgtaaattttttcgtagattctatagaatacttttgtgaaatttatacaaagttcatttaaattgtgctgtaaaatatatttcatctaaacttactttttaccagaattttacttaatagtcacattgttttcatgtaattgttactaaaaagttctatattgaatcttaataatgtatattggtactaaaaactaatagattacatagtctgttggacataacattacgataaattttgttcgcacgcagatattctgaaaattttactttttaaattcgtttctgttgaatcactggtgaaaaatatcaaaaatacagaaTGCATTGTTCTAAAACCTTTTTACGAAGCAGCTAAAcggaagcaaacattgttccctttaaggaatgcattcagctggaactagtagttcaagatgtgattgatgtgctggaacacaatctagaggttttgccttttgaactccgctgtagaaaaaaacaaaattgaattgtatttcagtttcgtatttttggatcagtttttgtgttccagtttcgtattttatttaccctaaaatcactgtgataaataccTTAGAAGGGTTGTTTGCGCtaggtttttcaactgacgccatattgcgagcacaaaatgaacatgacaaaatgaattcaagtaagtgcgtgacacataaaatatatgtgacaacagcaataattctgacatatggttcatttcatattcaatcatgatccgctggttgttaagaagatcacgtaaactccgatgacaaagccatttttggaatctacgtgttttttcagataaggttaacgtgtggatttttttggcacacacttatgccccgtttacacttctgctggctgccagcatactggtgtcagtgtactgccctcttaggaaaaaacgttcaactgtggtccaatgatccaaagtattagaccaacgaaggaccaccgttgaacgtttttttcctaagagggcagtacactgacaccagcatgctggcagccagcagaagtgtaaacggggcattaacaGCGTTAGgttgacatatagcggaaagaaaccagtgctactagatttgcacaATGGTTatatcattagtatttaacacgctttttctggtaatattcgaagctgaaattgtatttttgaaatataaatatcaataatataattaaactaatgtcacggataccagaaaaaaaacttgttgatgataaggggctgtccataacccaagtaacaatttttgttacgctagcttgtttgtgactagtttgcaaccagatatttgagtgattgttactaatatctaaccacttgcatgactcaaaaagcgcagtttctactagttgttaggtcggctaaaaataagttgtcgttacgttgtaatgtcatactgaaagaacttattttttcataacttgaaaataacttgttttcaattaaactagttgaaacttagtcaccatcgacattataaacattgaatgaatacagaacacttttctatcatcaataaaaaacagaagagtactttaaatcacaaacttgatacaaggtacaaatttcacaacgattttcaaactgtcgagcagaattaaattttacttaattgttttttatgcgccttcaatcaatctgtttataaagatataacaaaaaaacaggaaaataacactatgttcagaatgctcaaaattattccaagtagagtgatttctcatcatttttaaatcatatatcataagaattataatattatcacaatcgatgttcaatccctatattattttcttcgtgtttatgacagtgcatagaacaaaaatgactattctgcctttcactattttcgacaaaaagtagttttgaaacaagtattatcctggttttatttatgtttcatacacttcttgagactccatattgtgttcgccatattcgagccaacaaaagttgttttgtttgcattttcgttatcataacgttgggaaaacctaccgataactatctgaatcaatgaagaaattatatgttataatcttataatatctaagttattactacatcaattcacagtaacgatttacatatacgcttacgtatttataatgatttcgcaacggaaaatgaaccttttttcaactagtagctaaaagcatagctgtgattaaagatatgttagaatcaagtaacgataacttacaaatgatagttagttcaatgtttacgttataaagaaacactgctgtcaccttgttttaaccagtataacataaaaaacatgttcgtgctcttgttgcaacacagttgggttaagtggtatcaaaactagttacgcgttgctactattgaagtcaaataaacatattttcaactagtagctagaagcattgttgtgattaaagatatg
This genomic window contains:
- the LOC131432814 gene encoding period circadian protein isoform X2, producing the protein MSATGTENMEGSESIHNTKISDSGYANSCTNSKSQRSGSSKTHHSGSSGAGSSGCSGTGNTQPDAAATALQQSPSKHAKDKDRKTKEKELKTQIDANATGVLVDETRKVKPCPSAAAAVGTTNTTRLETETSCYLDEPSDRQPIDKNDDFIVKEETQASQESIRRTDSIQSPCFLPGPSPATPLDDAFHDGDGEKLTGSIHVQSPGTTTPVASRPPNMEDGFRCIISMHDGVVLFTTPSITHSLGFPKNMWIGRSFIDFVHPKDRATFASQITSKVAVPLGAFEDDSRQKSPTNALYVMLRKYRGLKSTGFAVTGTAVNYEPYRLVLTFREALQERNEVTPQNGRNILLIITATPVKSIYKTPNENFNDKELKFSTIHKPCGKLNYVDGNSVEFLGYLPQDILERSIMELYHPEDMPIVKQAYEKVMLNGQSIGATFTSPSYRFLAQNGCYIVLQTEWTSFVNPWSRMLELVIGNHRVLEGPFIPDVFTSNEAGVCHETFSNELQKTAEKNVEDILQFLKEPVAKPSDKVSQEVSKRCQMFASLMEDTPDEVAQPELTLNLLKVNSELTFSEQDSVMLGEISPHHEYFDSKSSSETPPSYHQLNYNDNLYRFFNSHPIMNVEESPKMDSSGGTHTETVDARTNVSPNGQFSGSGEGSNDSSERNGKMPKTTPTSSNGPEFSNNFQPPALTEEMLCLHDEDMQKAMLKKHREARTLARCSEKKKGPPDKAQPSHVSHGLKRGHSNSWEGENHKTFKHQHNQKPTANPQNQSLNLSAPPNPTAPLQATSVAGPNEMNAPNTGTTGTPQPAALTYRVPRNGDQWQPFSNMMPTLYYIPSAPPPTPPSIPGSTPGGVGLPRLNTIPIPYIPDMMYHQPMQLYQPSLYYSPMMYQAMPFQPVALPSGLPNGTRNQPPQNLPPPVQQAAQPSASQLCQINRPTEPTAATGTATMVQTGKQYDRPTFSKGSSKVYGSFTGISNGHRTEEQKGRNVMLEDNNRKVPTARHQASEDADESTFSSLASSFLRTENSSESIYLEKKASSEMTWDSVPNKRRPGAPWLENVNQTTDWAYRYKISDRSAKDALSSDLVKLKDLKQPTLVNDQLGQLYLDLELQGLSVKLSLSETTSGSSSDDCETLDTRKITKRNMKYNKLQLIYEENAPFPPSTIGP
- the LOC131432814 gene encoding period circadian protein isoform X1; protein product: MSATGTENMEGSESIHNTKISDSGYANSCTNSKSQRSGSSKTHHSGSSGAGSSGCSGTGNTQPDAAATALQQSPSKHAKDKDRKTKEKELKTQIDANATGVLVDETRKVKPCPSAAAAVGTTNTTRLETETSCYLDEPSDRQPIDKNDDFIVKEETQASQESIRRTDSIQSPCFLPGPSPATPLDDAFHDGDGEKLTGSIHVQSPGTTTPVASRPPNMEDGFRCIISMHDGVVLFTTPSITHSLGFPKNMWIGRSFIDFVHPKDRATFASQITSKVAVPLGAFEDDSRQKSPTNALYVMLRKYRGLKSTGFAVTGTAVNYEPYRLVLTFREALQERNEVTPQNGRNILLIITATPVKSIYKTPNENFNDKELKFSTIHKPCGKLNYVDGNSVEFLGYLPQDILERSIMELYHPEDMPIVKQAYEKVMLNGQSIGATFTSPSYRFLAQNGCYIVLQTEWTSFVNPWSRMLELVIGNHRVLEGPFIPDVFTSNEAGVCHETFSNELQKTAEKNVEDILQFLKEPVAKPSDKVSQEVSKRCQMFASLMEDTPDEVAQPELTLNLLKVNSELTFSEQDSVMLGEISPHHEYFDSKSSSETPPSYHQLNYNDNLYRFFNSHPIMNVEESPKMDSSGGTHTETVDARTNVSPNGQFSGSGEGSNDSSERNGKMPKTTPTSSNGPEFSNNFQPPALTEEMLCLHDEDMQKAMLKKHREARTLARCSEKKKGPPDKAQPSHVSHGLKRGHSNSWEGENHKTFKHQHNQKPTANPQNQSLNLSAPPNPTAPLQATSVAGPNEMNAPNTGTTGTPQPAALTYRVPRNGDQWQPFSVSLTAIQASQRNALTSFAPPQNMMPTLYYIPSAPPPTPPSIPGSTPGGVGLPRLNTIPIPYIPDMMYHQPMQLYQPSLYYSPMMYQAMPFQPVALPSGLPNGTRNQPPQNLPPPVQQAAQPSASQLCQINRPTEPTAATGTATMVQTGKQYDRPTFSKGSSKVYGSFTGISNGHRTEEQKGRNVMLEDNNRKVPTARHQASEDADESTFSSLASSFLRTENSSESIYLEKKASSEMTWDSVPNKRRPGAPWLENVNQTTDWAYRYKISDRSAKDALSSDLVKLKDLKQPTLVNDQLGQLYLDLELQGLSVKLSLSETTSGSSSDDCETLDTRKITKRNMKYNKLQLIYEENAPFPPSTIGP
- the LOC131432814 gene encoding period circadian protein isoform X3, translated to MSATGTENMEGSESIHNTKISDSGYANSCTNSKSQRSGSSKTHHSGSSGAGSSGCSGTGNTQPDAAATALQQSPSKHAKDKDRKTKEKELKTQIDANATGVLVDETRKVKPCPSAAAAVGTTNTTRLETETSCYLDEPSDRQPIDKNDDFIVKEETQASQESIRRTDSIQSPCFLPGPSPATPLDDAFHDGDGEKLTGSIHVQSPGTTTPVASRPPNMEDGFRCIISMHDGVVLFTTPSITHSLGFPKNMWIGRSFIDFVHPKDRATFASQITSKVAVPLGAFEDDSRQKSPTNALYVMLRKYRGLKSTGFAVTGTAVNYEPYRLVLTFREALQERNEVTPQNGRNILLIITATPVKSIYKTPNENFNDKELKFSTIHKPCGKLNYVDGNSVEFLGYLPQDILERSIMELYHPEDMPIVKQAYEKVMLNGQSIGATFTSPSYRFLAQNGCYIVLQTEWTSFVNPWSRMLELVIGNHRVLEGPFIPDVFTSNEAGVCHETFSNELQKTAEKNVEDILQFLKEPVAKPSDKVSQEVSKRCQMFASLMEDTPDEVAQPELTLNLLKVNSELTFSEQDSVMLGEISPHHEYFDSKSSSETPPSYHQLNYNDNLYRFFNSHPIMNVEESPKMDSSGGTHTETVDARTNVSPNGQFSGSGEGSNDSSERNGKMPKTTPTSSNGPEFSNNFQPPALTEEMLCLHDEDMQKAMLKKHREARTLARCSEKKKGPPDKAQPSHVSHGLKRGHSNSWEGENHKTFKHQHNQKPTANPQNQSLNLSAPPNPTAPLQATSVAGPNEMNAPNTGTTGTPQPAALTYRVPRNGDQWQPFSVSLTAIQASQRNALTSFAPPQNMMPTLYYIPSAPPPTPPSIPGSTPGGVGLPRLNTIPIPYIPDMMYHQPMQLYQPSLYYSPMMYQAMPFQPVALPSGLPNGTRNPTFSKGSSKVYGSFTGISNGHRTEEQKGRNVMLEDNNRKVPTARHQASEDADESTFSSLASSFLRTENSSESIYLEKKASSEMTWDSVPNKRRPGAPWLENVNQTTDWAYRYKISDRSAKDALSSDLVKLKDLKQPTLVNDQLGQLYLDLELQGLSVKLSLSETTSGSSSDDCETLDTRKITKRNMKYNKLQLIYEENAPFPPSTIGP